The following proteins are encoded in a genomic region of Streptomyces gobiensis:
- a CDS encoding ABC transporter permease encodes MYDPTVARLTYRALLGRRRALILCALPALLLLIAIAVRGFGAADDAVAVRLLSGFALATMVPLIGVVAGTGAISPEIDDGSIVYLLAKPVRRATIILTKLTVAIGITMAFSAVPMLIAGLILVGNSQQIAIAFTIAAVVASIAYSAIFLLLGTVTRHAVIFGLVYALVWEALVGNLVAGARALSVQQWSLALADKVVGSGVNIDPEVGLPAAAVLLVLVTVVGTWYAGRKLGVLTLAGEE; translated from the coding sequence GTGTATGACCCCACCGTCGCCCGGCTCACCTACCGGGCCCTGCTCGGCCGCCGCCGGGCACTGATCCTCTGTGCGCTGCCCGCGCTGCTTCTCCTGATCGCCATTGCCGTACGCGGCTTCGGCGCCGCCGACGACGCGGTGGCGGTCCGACTGCTCAGCGGCTTCGCGCTCGCCACGATGGTGCCGCTGATCGGCGTTGTCGCCGGGACCGGTGCGATCAGCCCGGAGATAGATGATGGTTCGATCGTCTATCTGCTGGCCAAGCCGGTGCGGCGGGCCACGATCATCCTCACCAAGCTGACCGTCGCCATCGGCATCACCATGGCCTTCTCAGCGGTTCCGATGCTGATCGCCGGCTTGATTCTGGTCGGCAACAGCCAGCAGATCGCTATCGCCTTCACCATCGCCGCCGTTGTCGCCTCCATCGCCTACAGCGCCATCTTCCTGCTGCTGGGCACGGTCACCCGGCACGCGGTGATCTTCGGTCTGGTCTATGCCCTGGTCTGGGAGGCCCTGGTCGGCAATCTGGTGGCGGGCGCCCGAGCGCTCAGCGTGCAGCAGTGGTCGCTGGCGCTCGCCGACAAGGTGGTGGGCAGCGGAGTGAACATCGACCCCGAAGTCGGCCTGCCGGCTGCCGCGGTGCTGCTGGTGCTGGTGACCGTCGTGGGCACCTGGTACGCCGGGCGGAAGCTCGGGGTGCTGACCCTGGCCGGGGAGGAGTGA
- a CDS encoding ATP nucleotide 3'-pyrophosphokinase, whose translation MTFTFQAACTGRTGRTARVVTGAALAAALSMASVQGAAAVSVAQPGGPVAHSPYQPADDGWEKDGLRLNSADNRAVDDFIDQAKRAEKEISPQIKAAAAWSGAELTGFDKRLKTPDSLKRKVATWLTADPHQSVHEALDDINDSVRYTFQWPDERYTEGVRTAAATLSGWRHENIRWRNTWKNRTSYKAINSAWRDPKLAHKYEVQFHTPASHKATVDTHPLYEEQRLPSTPPERVAELREEQGRIFAAVPVPEGADDLGPPEPRRPARVPTPAAWAIMTGWTSMT comes from the coding sequence ATGACGTTCACCTTTCAGGCCGCCTGTACCGGCCGTACTGGCCGTACTGCCCGTGTCGTGACCGGGGCCGCCCTCGCCGCCGCGCTCAGCATGGCTTCCGTCCAGGGGGCCGCCGCCGTGAGCGTGGCCCAGCCGGGCGGCCCCGTCGCGCACAGCCCCTATCAGCCAGCCGATGACGGCTGGGAGAAGGACGGCCTGCGGCTGAACTCCGCGGACAACAGGGCCGTTGACGACTTCATCGACCAGGCCAAGCGGGCCGAGAAGGAGATCAGCCCGCAGATCAAAGCGGCCGCCGCGTGGAGCGGCGCCGAGCTGACCGGCTTCGACAAGCGCCTCAAGACGCCGGACTCGCTGAAGCGCAAGGTCGCCACCTGGCTGACGGCGGATCCCCACCAGAGCGTGCACGAGGCACTTGACGACATCAATGACTCGGTCCGCTATACCTTCCAGTGGCCGGACGAGCGGTACACCGAGGGCGTACGGACCGCGGCAGCCACCCTCTCCGGCTGGCGGCATGAGAACATCCGGTGGCGTAACACCTGGAAGAACCGGACCAGTTACAAGGCCATCAACTCCGCTTGGCGCGATCCCAAGCTGGCGCACAAGTACGAGGTGCAGTTCCACACCCCGGCCAGCCACAAGGCCACCGTGGACACCCATCCGCTCTACGAGGAGCAGCGGCTGCCCAGCACCCCGCCGGAGCGAGTGGCGGAGCTGCGGGAAGAGCAGGGCCGTATCTTCGCCGCCGTCCCGGTACCCGAGGGCGCCGACGACCTCGGCCCGCCGGAGCCCCGCCGACCGGCCCGAGTGCCCACACCCGCCGCCTGGGCCATCATGACGGGATGGACCTCTATGACGTGA
- a CDS encoding ABC transporter ATP-binding protein — MTVIATESLSKRFPRVTALDRLTVDITPGVTGLVGANGAGKSTLIKILLGLSPATEGNASVLGLDVRDNGSAIREQVGYMPEHDCLPPDVSATEFVVHMARMSGLPPTAARERTADTLRHVGLYEERYRPIGGYSTGMKQRVKLAQALVHDPKLVLLDEPTNGLDPVGRDDMLGLIRRVHTDFGISVLVTSHLLGELERTCDHVVVIDGGKLLRSSSTADFTQATASLAVEVTDTDAHPDGTAALRAALDEAGLRVQPSGAVADDAPGAGHILLVDLIDDTAYDTVRDAIADLGLGLVRMEQRRHRIAEVFQTDRTDGTDQTDREGGTGDAAA, encoded by the coding sequence GTGACTGTGATCGCGACCGAAAGCCTCAGCAAGCGGTTCCCCCGGGTGACCGCGCTCGACCGGCTGACCGTCGACATCACACCAGGCGTGACCGGCCTGGTGGGTGCCAACGGAGCCGGTAAATCAACCCTGATCAAGATCTTGCTCGGGCTCTCCCCGGCGACCGAGGGCAACGCCAGCGTCCTCGGTCTGGATGTCCGTGACAACGGCTCCGCCATCCGGGAGCAGGTCGGCTATATGCCCGAACACGACTGTCTGCCGCCCGATGTGTCGGCGACCGAGTTCGTCGTCCATATGGCGCGGATGTCCGGGCTGCCACCCACCGCCGCCCGGGAACGCACCGCGGACACGCTGCGCCATGTCGGCCTCTATGAGGAGCGATACCGCCCCATCGGCGGCTACTCGACCGGTATGAAGCAGCGCGTCAAGCTGGCCCAGGCGCTCGTCCACGACCCCAAGCTGGTCCTGCTCGACGAGCCGACCAACGGCCTCGACCCGGTCGGCCGCGACGACATGCTGGGCCTGATCCGCCGTGTCCACACCGACTTCGGCATCTCGGTCCTGGTCACCTCGCATCTGCTCGGTGAGCTGGAGCGCACCTGCGACCATGTTGTCGTCATCGACGGCGGCAAGCTGCTGCGTTCCTCATCGACCGCCGACTTCACCCAGGCCACCGCGTCCCTCGCGGTGGAGGTGACCGATACCGACGCCCACCCCGACGGCACCGCCGCACTGCGCGCGGCGCTGGACGAGGCCGGGTTGCGGGTTCAGCCCTCCGGCGCGGTGGCCGATGACGCGCCCGGCGCCGGGCACATCCTGCTGGTGGACCTCATCGACGACACCGCGTACGACACCGTCCGGGACGCGATAGCGGACCTCGGCCTCGGCCTGGTCCGGATGGAGCAGCGCCGCCATCGCATCGCCGAGGTCTTCCAGACCGACCGTACTGATGGGACCGACCAGACCGACCGGGAAGGGGGCACCGGCGATGCAGCAGCCTGA
- a CDS encoding SDR family NAD(P)-dependent oxidoreductase: MTRTVVISGGGTDIGLATARCFVADGDQVLLIGRRTEPLERTTGEVPGAVPLAANLATVEGTRDAARFIADELGAVDVLVHTTEPEPGGLAEQGPDRDPVSVAAHDWTVNFQLNTLTAVLLTEALRDRLASPGGRVLFLSSTGSGAYAASKAALHPYAFGLARQLSHRGITVNLVSPGPRETDGEAGGEADGGGPGDVAETLHWLGSHSAGHITAQVIQVNGAALRGHSSAASG; the protein is encoded by the coding sequence ATGACACGCACGGTAGTGATCAGCGGCGGCGGCACAGACATCGGCCTGGCCACAGCCCGATGCTTCGTGGCCGACGGCGACCAGGTGCTGCTCATCGGGCGGCGCACCGAGCCGCTGGAGCGGACGACCGGCGAGGTCCCTGGCGCGGTGCCCCTCGCAGCCAATCTGGCGACGGTCGAGGGCACCCGGGATGCCGCCCGGTTTATCGCGGATGAGCTCGGCGCGGTGGACGTCCTGGTGCACACCACCGAGCCGGAGCCCGGCGGCCTCGCCGAGCAGGGCCCCGACCGGGATCCGGTCTCGGTGGCCGCACACGACTGGACGGTGAACTTCCAGCTCAACACCCTTACGGCCGTACTCCTCACCGAGGCACTGCGCGACCGGCTCGCCTCCCCGGGCGGCCGGGTGCTCTTCCTCAGCTCAACCGGATCAGGCGCCTACGCGGCGAGCAAGGCCGCACTGCACCCGTATGCCTTCGGCCTGGCACGGCAATTGAGCCACCGGGGCATCACCGTCAACCTCGTATCGCCGGGCCCCAGGGAGACGGACGGCGAGGCGGGTGGCGAGGCGGATGGTGGTGGGCCGGGCGATGTGGCGGAGACCCTGCACTGGCTGGGTTCGCACTCGGCCGGGCACATCACGGCGCAGGTGATCCAGGTCAACGGCGCCGCGCTGCGCGGCCACTCGTCAGCCGCCAGCGGATAG
- a CDS encoding ABC transporter permease, translating into MQQPEATPTAVAERGGTNGASIHNIGYRNYEGARLGRGYVQRSLFAQSLRGAYGLGRSARSKALPMVLFGVMVVPVLIVVAVAVATNAKDLPMKYTDYALYTGPLIGLYLAGMAPQSVSRDLRFHTVPLYFSRPLERVDYVLAKYAAMASALFIFTATPLVVLYAGGLLAKLGFATQTKGLALGLVSVAVLSVLYAGIGLVIAALTPRRGFGVAAIIAVLTIPYFAVTTVQWIAWEQGAASAVSWLGLASPGTLMSGLQTKFLNGTSEFPGELVPSHAAGICYLLVTLALALGAYAVLMRRYRKAGL; encoded by the coding sequence ATGCAGCAGCCTGAGGCCACCCCAACGGCCGTCGCCGAGCGCGGCGGTACCAACGGGGCCAGCATCCACAACATCGGCTACCGCAACTACGAGGGCGCCCGGCTCGGCCGCGGCTATGTCCAGCGGTCGCTGTTCGCGCAGTCCCTGCGCGGCGCCTACGGCCTCGGCCGGTCGGCCAGGTCCAAGGCGCTGCCGATGGTTCTCTTCGGCGTGATGGTCGTGCCGGTCCTGATCGTGGTCGCGGTCGCCGTGGCGACGAACGCCAAGGACCTGCCGATGAAGTACACCGACTACGCGCTCTATACGGGGCCGCTCATCGGTCTGTATCTCGCCGGAATGGCACCGCAGTCCGTCTCCCGTGATCTGCGTTTCCACACCGTCCCGCTCTACTTCTCCCGGCCCCTTGAGCGTGTCGACTATGTGCTGGCCAAGTACGCGGCGATGGCCTCGGCGCTGTTCATCTTCACCGCCACGCCCCTCGTCGTGCTCTACGCGGGCGGGCTGCTGGCCAAGCTGGGCTTCGCCACCCAGACCAAGGGGCTGGCCCTGGGGCTTGTTTCGGTGGCCGTGCTCTCCGTCCTCTACGCCGGGATCGGCCTGGTCATCGCCGCGCTCACCCCGCGCCGTGGCTTCGGTGTCGCCGCGATCATCGCGGTGCTGACCATCCCCTACTTCGCGGTCACCACGGTGCAGTGGATCGCCTGGGAGCAGGGCGCGGCCAGTGCCGTCAGCTGGCTGGGCCTCGCCTCGCCGGGCACCCTGATGTCGGGCCTCCAGACGAAGTTCCTGAACGGGACGTCCGAATTCCCCGGCGAGCTCGTGCCCAGCCACGCCGCCGGGATCTGCTATCTCCTCGTAACCCTCGCCCTGGCCCTTGGCGCGTATGCCGTGCTGATGCGCCGTTACCGGAAGGCGGGCCTGTGA
- a CDS encoding ABC transporter ATP-binding protein yields the protein MSTIRIDHVSRWFGNVVAVNDITMDIGPGVTGLLGPNGAGKSTLINMMGGFLAPSVGTVTLDGTTIWRDEQVYKEIGLVPEREAMYDFLTGEEFVLANAELHGLPDPGASARRALATVEMEYAQDRRISTYSKGMRQRVKMASALVHHPSVLLLDEPFNGMDPRQRMQLMELLRRMGDEGRTVLFSSHILEEVEQLASHIEVVVAGRHAASGDFRKIRRLMTDRPHRYLVRSTDDRALAAALIADPCTAGIELDWSERALRVQAIDFNRFTQELPRIARAHDIRLLTVSPSDESLESVFSYLVTA from the coding sequence GTGAGCACCATCCGTATCGACCATGTCTCCCGCTGGTTCGGGAATGTCGTCGCCGTCAACGACATCACGATGGACATCGGCCCCGGTGTCACCGGACTGCTCGGCCCCAATGGCGCGGGCAAGTCCACGCTGATCAATATGATGGGCGGCTTCCTCGCCCCCTCCGTTGGCACCGTCACCCTCGATGGCACCACGATCTGGCGCGATGAGCAGGTCTACAAGGAGATTGGCCTCGTCCCCGAGCGGGAGGCGATGTACGACTTCCTCACCGGTGAGGAGTTCGTCCTGGCCAACGCCGAGCTGCACGGTCTGCCCGACCCCGGTGCTTCAGCCAGGCGCGCCCTGGCGACGGTGGAGATGGAGTACGCGCAGGACCGCAGGATCTCCACCTACAGCAAGGGCATGCGGCAGCGCGTCAAGATGGCCTCGGCCCTGGTCCACCACCCTTCCGTGCTGCTGCTGGACGAGCCGTTCAACGGCATGGACCCACGCCAGCGGATGCAGCTGATGGAGCTGCTGCGGCGGATGGGCGATGAGGGACGTACGGTCCTGTTCTCCTCGCACATTCTGGAGGAGGTCGAACAGCTCGCCTCCCACATCGAGGTGGTCGTCGCCGGACGGCACGCCGCCAGCGGCGACTTCCGCAAGATCCGCCGACTGATGACGGACCGCCCGCACCGCTATCTCGTACGCTCCACCGACGACCGGGCCCTGGCGGCCGCGCTGATCGCCGATCCCTGCACGGCCGGTATCGAACTCGACTGGAGCGAGCGGGCACTGCGCGTCCAAGCCATCGACTTCAACCGTTTCACCCAGGAACTGCCGCGCATCGCCCGCGCCCATGACATCCGGCTCCTCACGGTCTCCCCCTCGGATGAGTCCCTGGAGTCCGTCTTCTCCTACCTCGTCACCGCCTAG
- a CDS encoding dihydrolipoyl dehydrogenase family protein: protein MDLYDVIVLGAGPPGENLADRARAAGLSVAIVESELAGGECSYWACMPSKALLRPVTALTEARQVAGAREAVTGEVDAAAVLARRDEFAAHWDDEGQLRWISSTGADFVRGHARIDGPYRVIVETPEGVQRLLTARHAVAVCTGSRAALPELPGLDRTQPWTSRQGTAAQRVPARLAVVGGGPVGVELATAWQSLGSAVTLLLRGDRLLPRMEPFVGELVREGLTAAGVEVRRGVSVAEVRRATPEGPVTLRLSGRTAGTGAQGAELIADEVLFATGRAPRTDDIGLETIGLEPGSWLTVDDTCRVTGVNGGWLYAVGDVNHRALLTHQGKYQARIAGAAIVARAQGVPLLETDRWGAHVATADIVAVPQVVFGIPEAAAVGLTNEEAQRQGIRSRPVDVELGQVAGAGLYGDDYRGQARMVVDLDREVLVGAAFVGPGVSELLHSATVTVAGEVPVERLWHAVPAFPTISEIWLRLLEAYRG from the coding sequence ATGGACCTCTATGACGTGATCGTGCTCGGCGCGGGACCGCCAGGGGAGAACCTGGCCGACCGGGCCCGCGCCGCCGGACTGTCCGTGGCCATCGTGGAGAGCGAGCTGGCCGGCGGCGAGTGTTCCTACTGGGCCTGTATGCCCAGTAAGGCGCTGCTGCGGCCGGTCACCGCGCTGACCGAGGCCCGCCAGGTCGCCGGTGCCCGGGAGGCGGTCACCGGGGAGGTCGACGCGGCGGCGGTGCTGGCCCGGCGCGATGAGTTCGCCGCGCACTGGGACGACGAGGGGCAGCTGCGCTGGATCTCTTCCACCGGCGCCGACTTCGTACGCGGCCACGCCCGGATCGACGGTCCGTACCGGGTGATCGTCGAGACCCCGGAGGGCGTCCAGCGGCTGCTGACCGCCCGGCACGCGGTGGCCGTATGCACCGGCAGCCGGGCGGCGCTGCCCGAGCTGCCGGGCCTGGACCGTACCCAGCCCTGGACCAGTCGGCAGGGCACCGCCGCCCAGCGGGTCCCCGCCCGGCTGGCGGTGGTGGGCGGCGGCCCGGTCGGTGTGGAGCTGGCCACCGCCTGGCAGTCCCTCGGCTCGGCGGTGACCCTGCTGCTGCGCGGCGACCGGCTGCTGCCCCGGATGGAGCCCTTCGTCGGTGAGCTGGTCCGGGAAGGGCTGACGGCAGCCGGGGTGGAGGTCAGGAGGGGAGTCTCCGTGGCCGAGGTGCGGCGTGCGACACCGGAGGGCCCGGTGACGCTGCGGCTGTCCGGCCGGACGGCGGGGACAGGGGCGCAGGGGGCGGAGCTGATCGCGGACGAGGTGCTCTTCGCGACCGGCCGGGCACCGCGCACCGACGACATCGGACTGGAGACCATCGGCCTGGAACCGGGCAGCTGGCTGACGGTCGACGACACCTGCCGGGTGACCGGCGTGAACGGCGGCTGGCTCTACGCGGTCGGCGACGTCAACCACCGTGCGCTGCTGACCCACCAGGGTAAGTACCAGGCCCGGATCGCGGGTGCGGCCATCGTCGCCCGTGCCCAGGGTGTGCCGCTGCTGGAGACCGACCGCTGGGGCGCCCATGTGGCGACGGCGGACATCGTGGCCGTGCCCCAGGTGGTCTTCGGCATTCCGGAGGCCGCCGCGGTCGGGCTGACCAATGAGGAGGCACAGCGCCAGGGCATCCGGTCCCGCCCGGTCGACGTCGAGCTGGGCCAGGTGGCGGGCGCCGGGCTGTACGGCGACGACTACCGGGGACAGGCCCGGATGGTTGTCGACCTGGACCGGGAGGTGCTGGTCGGCGCCGCCTTCGTGGGGCCCGGGGTCAGCGAGCTGCTGCATTCGGCGACCGTGACGGTGGCCGGTGAGGTGCCGGTCGAACGGCTCTGGCACGCGGTTCCCGCCTTCCCGACGATCAGCGAGATCTGGCTGCGGCTGCTGGAGGCGTACCGGGGGTGA